TGTCCGGACGCTTCCCGCGCGCGACGGGCTCGGGGGACATCGAGGTCGCGCTGCCGCGCACCGCGGCCGAGGGGCTCGGGGTGCGGGCGGGCACGCGGCTCACCCTCGACAACCGGCTCAGCGGGCCGAAGGCGCACATCCTCGTCACCGGCGTCTACCGGCCCGCCGTCGCGAGCGCCGCGTACTGGCTCCTCGACGACCTGCGCGGCCGCGGCCTCAGCACGGCCGGTTTCACGACCTACGGCCCGCTGCTCACCGATCCCGCGAGCCTCGCCGGGCTGAGCGCCGGACAGTCCGCGTGGCTCGCGTCGGCCGACTTCTCCACGCTGACGACCGGGCGGATCGGCACCCTGCGCGGGACGGCTGCGGCGGGCAGCACCTCGTTGCGAAAGTCCGGTGCGGTCAAGGGAGTTACGACCGCGACGACCTCGCTGCCGGACGTACTCGACCGGATCGACCGCTCGTTGCTCGTCTCCCGCTCCACCCTGCTGATCGTCGCGCTCCAGCTCGCGCTGCTCGCGGGGTACGCCCTGCTGCTCGTGGCCCGGCTGCTGAGCACCGAACGGGCGGGCGAGAGCCGGTTGTTGCGGGCCCGCGGCGGTTCCCGGGCGCGGATCGCGGGCCTGTCGGCGGTGGAGGCGCTGCTGCTCGCCCTACCGGCCACGGCAGTTGCGCCGCTGCTGGCGGGTCCGCTCACCGAACTCCTCGCCGGGCACGGCGCGTTGGCGCGGATCGGGCTGCACCTGGACACTCCGGCGGGCGGCCGGGCGGGGGTGTGGCTGGTCGCGGCGGTCGTCGCCCTCGGCTGCGCGCTGGCGGTGACGCTCCCCGCGCTCACGTCCTCCTTCGAGGGCGGCCGGGCCCGCGCGGTCCCCGCTCCGCTGCGCGCGGGTGCGGACATCGGGCTGCTGGTCGTGGCCGGGGTCGCCTACTGGCAGCTGAACCGGCAGACCTCGGGAGCCGTCAGCACCGACAACTCCGGGACGCTGGGCATCGATCCCCTGCTCGTCGCGGCCCCCGCCCTCGCCCTCCTCGCGGGCACGGTCCTGACGCTACGGCTGCTGCCGCCGGTGGCCCGGCTGGCCGAGCGCCGGGCCGCCGCCGGGCGGGGGCTGCCGGTGGCGCTGGCGGGCTGGCAGTTCAGCCGCCGTCCGATGCGCGGTGCCGGGCCGGTGCTGCTGCTCGTGCTCGCCCTGGCGCTGGGCATGCTGGCCATCGGCCAGAGCGCCTCCTGGAACCGCTCGCAGAGCGACCAGGCCGACTTCCAGGCCGGGGTCCCGGTCCGCGTACTGGCCGCCGGTGACGGCGGGTTGGGCCGCACGGAGACCTACGCGGACCTTCCCCGCGTACGGGAGGCGGCCCCGGCCGTCCGCACCTCCCTGTCCCTCTCGGGCGACCGCACGGCGACCGTGCTGGCCCTGGACACGGCCCGCGCGTCGGACGCGGTACTGATCCGAGGAGACCTGACCTCGGGGCACCCCGCCGGACCACTGCTGGCCGGACTCGCGCCGAAGGGGACCACCGCCGGGGCCCACATCCCGTCAGGAACAGCCCTGTTGACGATGCGCGCGGGCATCCGCAGCACGGGCCCGGAGACGACGGTCGACGTCACGGCCACGGTCGAGGACCGCTACGGCACGCCGTACGAGGAGCCGCTCGGCCAACTCCCCACGGACGGACGGTCCTACGACCTGACGCTCGCCCTGTCCCCGACCCTCGGCCCCCTGACCCTCACCGGCCTGCAACTGGACCTGCCCCAGCCCGGCGACCACGCGGCCCAACAACGGCTCACCGTCAGCGAGTTGAGCGCCACGGACGCGGAGGGGAAGGTGCGGCGGCTGACGCTGCCCACCGCCTGGACGGGGAGGTCGTCCGTCAGCGAGTCGTACAGCGAGACCTCCAACCCGCGTGCCCCCAGGGTGAGTTCGGCAAAGCCCCTGACCGTCGACTACGACACGGGATACATCCCGGGCAAGGACTTCTGGACGATCGCCTCCGTCACGGTGCAGGTGCGGGTCGCGCAGCCCGCGGCGCCCGAGATCACGGCCGTCGCCACCGACCGCTTCCTGGCCTCGGCGGGCGCGCGCACCGGTCAGCGGGTGCAGGTGACGCTGGGCGGGGAGAACCTGCCGGTGCGGATCGTGGCGGCGGTGCGCGGGCTGCCGACGACGGGTGACTCCGGCGACTCGGCCGCGCAGGACGGGGGCGCGCTGCTGGTCGATCTCCGGTCCGTGAACCGGGTGTTGGAGGCGAGCTACGGCGCGAGCGTCACGCCCACCGAGTGGTGGCTGCGGACGGCGCCGGGCGACGCGGCGACGGTGGCCGCGGCGGTGCGCGCGCTGCCCGACGTCGATCCCACGGAGGTCGTGGTGCGGGAGGAGATCGCCCAGGAACTGCGCGACGACCCGTTCGGCGCCGGACCCGAGGCCGCGTTCGCCGCGGCGGCGCTGGTGGCGGCGGCCCTCGCGGCGGTGGGGTTCGCGGTCAGCACGGCGGGGTCGCTGCGGGAGCGCGGCGCGGAGTTCGCCGTACTGCGCGCGCTGGGCGCCCCGCGCCGCCAGCTGGCCCGCATGATCGCCGCCGAACAGGGCGTCCTGGTCGCGCTGGCCCTCGTGGTGGGCACGGCCCTGGGGACCGTACTGACCCGCGCGGTGATCCCGCTGATCGTCCTGACGGCCCAAGCGACCCGTCCGGTACCGCGCGTCCTGGTCGAACTGCCCGTCACGCACGTGGCGTTGCTGCTGGTGGCGGTGGCGGCGACGCCGCTGATCGTGACGGTGGCGCTGGCGTTGCGGCGGGCGGATCCGGCGACTTCGCTCCGGGAGCAGGGGGGTGAGTGAGATGGGGGACGTGAGGGCTGGAAGTGCGGTGCGTGCTGGGGGTGTTGAGGGTTCCGGTGTCGCCGTGACCGCCCCCTGGGTCCGTACCCGGCTGCGCTCCGCCCCCGGTGCCGCCTGGGCGCTGGCGCTGCTCGTCGTGGTGACCGCGTGTCTGGCCGCCTCTTTCCCGAGGGCGCTGGACCGGTACGAGGACGCCGGGCTGCGGCACGCCGTACGGCAGGCGGGCCCCGACCGGACCTCCGTCCAACTCTCCGGCCCACAGCCCGACTTCGTGCTCCCGCAGCAACAGCGCGAGGCGGACCTGCGCCCCGCCGAGCTCCGCCGGCAGTACGACAAGGTCCGTACCGCGGTCGGCCGTCCCCTCGTCATCGACCCCGCCCAGTCCGCGTACGGCGTGCGTCCCGCCGAGGACCTCGCAGTTCCGGACAGTTGGATACCGCGCCCGAACGGGTTGCCCGCGCACGTCTACCCCGCCGCCCAGAGCGACCTCGCCGGACACGCGACGGTACGGGAGGGCCGGTTCCCGCGCGCCTTTGGCCAGGTCACCGCGCAGACCCCGGAGATCGAGGCCGCGGTCACCGTCGCGACCGCCAAGAGCCTGCACATCAAGGTGGGTTCGGTCATCCACGTACCCGGCGAGGGACGCGCCCCGCTCGCCGTCCGCGTCACCGGCATCCTCACCCCGCGCGACCCCGCCGGCGCCTACTGGTCGACCCAGCCCGTGCTGCGCACCCCGACCCTGGTCGTCCTGCCGACGCCGGACCAGCCGAAGTACTGGCTCGGCGCCCTGCTGTTGGCCCAGGACGCGGCCCCCGCCCTCCTCGGCACAGCGGCGAAGCCGGTCGCGTACTGGCAGTTGGCCCCCGACCCGACGGCCCTGCACGCCCACGACCTGGACAACCTGAAGGCCGCCGTCGCCGCACTCGAATCGGGCCCGGGCCTCCAGCGGGTCCGCACCTACACCGACCCCGACACCGACCTGAGCACCGGTCTCGACGACGTGTTCACCACCTTCGGCCAACTCCGGTCCGGCATTCGCCCGTTGACCGCCGTCGCGGCCTTCGGCACCGGCGCGGTCGCCGTCGTCGTGCTGCTCATGGCGGGCGGCCTCACCGCGGACCGCCGCCGCACCGAACTCGCCCTGCTCCGCGCCCGCGGCGCCTCGCTGCGCGGCCTCACCGCCCGCCTGCTCGCCGAGACGGCCGTGATCGCCGTACCGGCAGGGGCACTTGGCCTGACGGCGGCGCTGCTGGCCGTCCCCGAGGGCCGCACCGGCTACGCCGTCGCGGCCGCCCTCGCGGTCACCCTCACCGCGACCGCCGCGCTCCCCGCACGCGCCGCGCTCACCCACCGGGCCGTCCGCGTCCACGGCCCCCGCGAGGACGTGACGACCGTACGTCCCTCCCGGCGCCGCACGGTCGCCGAACTCACCCTGCTGGTGGTGGCGTCCGGCGCGGTGGAGGCCCTGCGCCGACGCGGCACGTCCGGCTCTGCGGAGGACCAACTGGTGTCGCTGGCACCGGTGTTGGTGGGTGTGATCGCGGCGCTGGTGCTGGTACGCGTGTATCCGTTCCTGCTGCGCGGGCTGGCCCGTCCGGCAAGCCGGCTGCGGGGCGCGGTGGGCCATCTGTCGCTGGCCCGGGCGGGCCGCACCTCCGTCTCCGCGGTACTGCCCCTGCTGGCCCTCCTCACCGCGCTCACCACGGCCGCGTTCGGCGGTTCGGTCCTCGCGGGTGTGAGCGACGCCCGTGACCACGCGGCGCTCCTCGCCGTCGGCGCGGACGCCCGCCTCGACGCGACCGCTCCCCTGCCGACCCAACTCCCCGGCGAGATCAGCCGGTTGCCCGGGGTGCGCGGTCTCGCCGAGGTGAGCATCACCGACGAGGCGAAACCCAGGGACGGTCTGGAGGCGGTCCCGCTGGTGGGCGTGAACCCCGGCGACTACGCGGAGTTGACGCACCACACGGGCCTGGGAGCCTTCACCGAGGGCCAGTTGACGCGCCCCGCGAACTCGGGCGCCGTCCTCCCCGCCCTCGCCTCGCCCTCCGTGGCCACCGCGTACGGCACCCGCCCCTTCCTCGTCCGGCTGCCGGACACCAGCGCGGTCACCGTGCGGATCGTGCTCGTCCGGGACGTGACCCCGGCCGTGTCCGGCGCCGACTTCCTGGTCGTGGACCGGTCCGGGCTGTCCGGTACGGCGGCCCGCCCGACCTCGCTGCTGGTGACCGGCGGCCGGGTGAGCGGGGCCGCGCTGCGCAAGGCGGCCGGGGCCTCGGCCGGGGTGACGGTACGCGCCGAGGAACGCGCCCGGTATGTCGACTCGCCGCTCCAGTCCGGCGCCGAGCGCATCTACACGGCGGCGGTGGCGGCGGGCGCCGGTTACGCCGCCGTGGCCCTCCTGCTCTCCCTCCTGCGCGCGGCCCCGGAACGCGCCGCGCTGCTGGCCCGCCTCCGCACGATGGGCCTCACGCGCGCCCAGGGCCGCCGTCTGCTGATCCTGGAGTCACTGCCCCAGGCCCTGTTGGCGGCGGCGGGCGGCGCGCTCACCGGCTGGGCGACGATCCGTCTGCTCGCCCCGGGCTTCGACCTGACGTCGGTGGCCCTGGCGTCGGCCCGAAACCCGGTCGGGGAGGCCCAGTTGAGAACCGACCCGGTGTCCCTGGCCGTCCCCGCGATCGGGGTGCTGCTGGTGGCGGTGGGGGTCGCGGGGGTGCAGGCGTGGTGGTCCGGACGGCGGGGATCCGTACGGGAGTTGAGGGCGGGGGACGCGCGGTGAGTCGTAGCGACACGGGGTACGGCGGAGGCAGTCGTAGCAACACGGGGTGCGGCGGAGGCAGTCGTAGCAACACGGGGTGCGGCGGAGGCAGTCGTAGCAACACTGCGTGCGGCGGAGGCTGTTGTGGCCGAGGAGACCGAGGAGATCGTCGATGACCACGAATCCCACGCTCGCCGACCTGGCGACCCGGGCCGCGGAGCGGCGTGACCGGCCCGCCTACGGCCATGACGCGCTGATCACCTGCGACCGTCTGGTCCGTATCTTCACCGCGGACGGGGTCGAGGTGCAGGCGCTCCAAGGGCTCGATCTCCTGGTCAGGGAGGGCGAGTTGATGGCCCTGGTGGGGGCCTCGGGCAGCGGCAAGTCGACGCTCATGAACATCCTGGCCGGGCTGGACACACCCACCGCCGGTGCGGCCCGGGTGGCCGACCGGGATCTGCTCGTGATGACCGCCAAGGACCGGCTCGCCTACCGTCGTGAGGTCGTCGGGTTCGTCTGGCAGCAGACCTCCCGCAACCTGCTCCCCTATCTGACGGCGGCTCAGAACATCGCCCTGCCCATGCAGTTGTCCGGCGTCCGCTCCGGACGCCGGGCGAAGGCCGAACGTGCCCTGGAACTCCTGGAGTTGCTGGAGGTCGCCGACTGCCGCGACCGGCGCCCGCGCGAGATGTCGGGCGGTCAGCAGCAGCGGGTGGCGATCGGGGTGGCCCTCGCCAACGCCCCGGCCGTCCTGCTCGCCGACGAACCCACCGGTGAACTCGACTCCCACACCGCCGAACAGGTCTTCGCCGCGTTCCGCACCGCGAACGAGCAGTTGGGCACCACCATCGTGATCGTCACCCACGACCAGGCGGTGGCCACCGAGGTCCGCCGCACGGTCGCGATCCGCGACGGCCGCACCTCCACGGAGGTCCTGCGGCGCAGCGAGGTCGACGCGACGACGGGCCACGAGACGGTCGTGGCGAGGGAGTACGCGATGCTGGACCGGGCGGGGCGGCTCCAACTGCCCGCCGAATACACGGAATCGCTGGACATGCGGGACCGGGTGGCCCTGGAGCTGGAGTCGGACCACATCGGCGTGTGGCCAGACGACAGCGAGCGGCGCTGACCGTGCTCAGCAGCGAGCGGCGGTGAGCGTGCTCAGCGCACGCTGACGCCGAGCGCCCCAAGTCCCGCCCTGCGGACGGCGATCGAGCCGTACGGGGTGCGGAGCCGCAGCCACGCGCCCG
The nucleotide sequence above comes from Streptomyces sp. N50. Encoded proteins:
- a CDS encoding ABC transporter permease codes for the protein MGFVLVRARAHRLLLAAALLTVLLTTAVLTTLTAYSGAIGDAALQHSLNDARNAPDTALIVKADVPPAEHAAADTAVRKAAGRTFDQLPVSVRTLVRSGPYALPRSLQPRAERSGDPDLTYFGALDRSQVRLVSGRFPRATGSGDIEVALPRTAAEGLGVRAGTRLTLDNRLSGPKAHILVTGVYRPAVASAAYWLLDDLRGRGLSTAGFTTYGPLLTDPASLAGLSAGQSAWLASADFSTLTTGRIGTLRGTAAAGSTSLRKSGAVKGVTTATTSLPDVLDRIDRSLLVSRSTLLIVALQLALLAGYALLLVARLLSTERAGESRLLRARGGSRARIAGLSAVEALLLALPATAVAPLLAGPLTELLAGHGALARIGLHLDTPAGGRAGVWLVAAVVALGCALAVTLPALTSSFEGGRARAVPAPLRAGADIGLLVVAGVAYWQLNRQTSGAVSTDNSGTLGIDPLLVAAPALALLAGTVLTLRLLPPVARLAERRAAAGRGLPVALAGWQFSRRPMRGAGPVLLLVLALALGMLAIGQSASWNRSQSDQADFQAGVPVRVLAAGDGGLGRTETYADLPRVREAAPAVRTSLSLSGDRTATVLALDTARASDAVLIRGDLTSGHPAGPLLAGLAPKGTTAGAHIPSGTALLTMRAGIRSTGPETTVDVTATVEDRYGTPYEEPLGQLPTDGRSYDLTLALSPTLGPLTLTGLQLDLPQPGDHAAQQRLTVSELSATDAEGKVRRLTLPTAWTGRSSVSESYSETSNPRAPRVSSAKPLTVDYDTGYIPGKDFWTIASVTVQVRVAQPAAPEITAVATDRFLASAGARTGQRVQVTLGGENLPVRIVAAVRGLPTTGDSGDSAAQDGGALLVDLRSVNRVLEASYGASVTPTEWWLRTAPGDAATVAAAVRALPDVDPTEVVVREEIAQELRDDPFGAGPEAAFAAAALVAAALAAVGFAVSTAGSLRERGAEFAVLRALGAPRRQLARMIAAEQGVLVALALVVGTALGTVLTRAVIPLIVLTAQATRPVPRVLVELPVTHVALLLVAVAATPLIVTVALALRRADPATSLREQGGE
- a CDS encoding ABC transporter ATP-binding protein; translation: MTTNPTLADLATRAAERRDRPAYGHDALITCDRLVRIFTADGVEVQALQGLDLLVREGELMALVGASGSGKSTLMNILAGLDTPTAGAARVADRDLLVMTAKDRLAYRREVVGFVWQQTSRNLLPYLTAAQNIALPMQLSGVRSGRRAKAERALELLELLEVADCRDRRPREMSGGQQQRVAIGVALANAPAVLLADEPTGELDSHTAEQVFAAFRTANEQLGTTIVIVTHDQAVATEVRRTVAIRDGRTSTEVLRRSEVDATTGHETVVAREYAMLDRAGRLQLPAEYTESLDMRDRVALELESDHIGVWPDDSERR
- a CDS encoding FtsX-like permease family protein; this translates as MTAPWVRTRLRSAPGAAWALALLVVVTACLAASFPRALDRYEDAGLRHAVRQAGPDRTSVQLSGPQPDFVLPQQQREADLRPAELRRQYDKVRTAVGRPLVIDPAQSAYGVRPAEDLAVPDSWIPRPNGLPAHVYPAAQSDLAGHATVREGRFPRAFGQVTAQTPEIEAAVTVATAKSLHIKVGSVIHVPGEGRAPLAVRVTGILTPRDPAGAYWSTQPVLRTPTLVVLPTPDQPKYWLGALLLAQDAAPALLGTAAKPVAYWQLAPDPTALHAHDLDNLKAAVAALESGPGLQRVRTYTDPDTDLSTGLDDVFTTFGQLRSGIRPLTAVAAFGTGAVAVVVLLMAGGLTADRRRTELALLRARGASLRGLTARLLAETAVIAVPAGALGLTAALLAVPEGRTGYAVAAALAVTLTATAALPARAALTHRAVRVHGPREDVTTVRPSRRRTVAELTLLVVASGAVEALRRRGTSGSAEDQLVSLAPVLVGVIAALVLVRVYPFLLRGLARPASRLRGAVGHLSLARAGRTSVSAVLPLLALLTALTTAAFGGSVLAGVSDARDHAALLAVGADARLDATAPLPTQLPGEISRLPGVRGLAEVSITDEAKPRDGLEAVPLVGVNPGDYAELTHHTGLGAFTEGQLTRPANSGAVLPALASPSVATAYGTRPFLVRLPDTSAVTVRIVLVRDVTPAVSGADFLVVDRSGLSGTAARPTSLLVTGGRVSGAALRKAAGASAGVTVRAEERARYVDSPLQSGAERIYTAAVAAGAGYAAVALLLSLLRAAPERAALLARLRTMGLTRAQGRRLLILESLPQALLAAAGGALTGWATIRLLAPGFDLTSVALASARNPVGEAQLRTDPVSLAVPAIGVLLVAVGVAGVQAWWSGRRGSVRELRAGDAR